From Podospora bellae-mahoneyi strain CBS 112042 chromosome 3, whole genome shotgun sequence, the proteins below share one genomic window:
- a CDS encoding hypothetical protein (EggNog:ENOG503P1B4; COG:S) encodes MPRPSQDGLEWKETLFELVPQWMRDPSIAAIENVCRQHLSIAPKDPCTVAFHTSGLFNKLYIVESASGPRMMRVSLPVYPRHKTRAEVATLCWVRENITIPVPNVFAFDDTNDTRSVSSRLHEAGRDIPGLVVGTWETGVHIQGIGTLDLRKVDQVDQGHGAEDLDKVSPGLLVSHEFFMGDHLYYDIPRGPFRSSHDWLSAVLNIIIVHQTAVLEKTDDEDEKEDAEEILPVARRLLALVPKVFPAHPDEAETTALYHHDLHLNNILVNEKGEITAVLDWESISAMPLWMATMVPKVLDEPVREEEPQLHMYMDEIPEKCNDKNKCKNELYFIHRMEWETTQLRKVYNVTLRELWPEWSLEESYVELDFFQAVSQCDGIWVKKAVRGADYLEKGQVMRFKDLWGSGLGL; translated from the exons ATGCCGCGGCCAAGCCAAGATGGGTTAGAATGGAAAGAGACACTGTTTGAACTTGTGCCGCAGTGGATGCGAGACCCTTCGATTGCCGCAATCGAAAACGTGTGTCGCCAGCATTTAAGCATCGCCCCCAAGGACCCCTGCACCGTCGCCTTCCACACATCCGGCCTGTTCAACAAACTCTACATCGTCGAATCTGCTAGCGGCCCTCGCATGATGCGCGTCTCGCTGCCCGTCTATCCCCGCCACAAGACCCGCGCCGAGGTAGCCACCTTGTGCTGGGTGCGCGAGAACATCACGATCCCCGTCCCCAACGTGTTTGCTTTTGACGACACCAACGACACGAGATCGGTTTCGA GTCGTCTTCACGAAGCGGGTCGCGACATTCCAGGCCTAGTTGTCGGGACGTGGGAAACCGGAGTCCATATTCAGGGCATAGGGACGTTGGATCTGCGGAAAGTCGATCAAGTCGATCAGGGACATGGCGCTGAAGATTTGGACAAGGTCTCTCCTGGTCTACTGGTGTCCCACGAGTTCTTTATGGGCGATCATCTTTACTACGACATTCCACGAGGCCCCTTCCGCTCTAGCCATGACTGGTTGAGCGCGGTGTTGAACATCATCATAGTACACCAGACAGCAGTCCTCGAGAAGAcggacgatgaagacgagaAAGAAGACGCCGAGGAAATCTTGCCTGTGGCGCGGAGACTGCTCGCTCTTGTTCCCAAGGTCTTTCCCGCACATCCGGACGAAGCAGAGACAACAGCACTCTACCACCACGACCTCCATCTAAACAACATCTTGGTGAATGAAAAAGGCGAAATCACGGCCGTTTTGGACTGGGAATCCATCTCAGCAATGCCTCTATGGATGGCGACCATGGTTCCCAAGGTCTTGGACGAGCCAGttcgggaggaggagccgcaGCTGCATATGTACATGGATGAGATACCTGAGAAGTGCAACGATAAGAACAAATGCAAGAATGAGCTGTACTTCATACACAGGATGGAGTGGGAAACAACGCAGCTGCGGAAGGTCTACAACGTCACGCTGAGGGAGCTGTGGCCAGAGTGGTCGCTCGAAGAAAGCTATGTGGAGCTCGATTTCTTCCAGGCAGTCTCTCAATGTGACGGGATAtgggtgaagaaggcagTCAGAGGGGCCGATTACCTGGAGAAGGGTCAAGTTATGCGATTCAAGGACTTGTGGGGAAGTGGGCTCGGTTTGTAG
- a CDS encoding hypothetical protein (COG:S; EggNog:ENOG503PDM0): protein MGGDVSEWDFDLEQFIYGHTVSAPVPHFGAGNAGPLGRRVRRGQQIIMACRQLYPPPSSSDTETHKIDIFAVHGLNPRSKDISAHAWDTWRAPEGPEGRLWLKEDLPHVVPDARILLYEYDSKAVFGKDRSTFVDKATELLETVRCERDKDDTRPILFIGHCLGGLLIKQALINAHNNPKFTEIKDVTTGLAFFATPHNGGDWKLLSLESPVARVATATGFQPGDDVMEVLREGSLFSDILTEMWQHQMMKYDIISFWGSEDYTVSPKSAKLGLPGNVENVVKLNGDHSSLCKIGTTQKDQDNLKKIRRNIEDIYSKALEKQPQPAISQPRIPIINGWDGQDRPSPPVLPPRPMSAQNTPGRRSVSPQPPAFFSPPSDPGYVSSEPGAQEIYGDIYLPTDPADTVREAELRNANKWEEVRQLERQVFEEHQRALSQENAETISAAYEIAYTANGTGHLLDCERWTGWALQVGGQFLNPKHPLILKLNRLEGEILTDKGDWEDAENILANTLVNQQDALGPNHHDTLTMSVLPGWLQHRLAALSEVLGDNHVLVVSAVIDLVEISTPSPDADPYVISAEVGIRNLYNKLRQSVGPTNQVTLRALRNHGKLKILLGDITEAGDLLRRAKSQTEKTLGLDHLDTMAAVVAMAILYAKTGTPRPDVFPAASRPWMELYLKWLEPRKGLKVAEVQNAPCWACQAEMCFEKLVTAYQGTKKQGSTESQQASMWLETCRMTTRTMGVARNRGYGGGGNGGNGARGGGGGGDLANLLATLGLGRNR from the exons ATGGGGGGAGATGTGAGCGAATGGGACTTTGATCTTGAACAATTCATATATGGGCACACAGTCTCAGCCCCTGTGCCTCACTTTGGAGCTGGAAACGCCGGACCTCTGGG CCGTCGCGTTAGACGAGGACAGCAAATTATTATG GCTTGCCGACAACTctaccctcctccatccagcTCGGATACCGAGACGCACAAGATTGACATCTTCGCTGTCCATGGTCTCAACCCGCGGAGCAAAGATATCTCGGCCCACGCGTGGGATACATGGCGCGCACCAGAGGGTCCAGAGGGCCGTCTTTGGCTGAAGGAAGACCTTCCCCACGTTGTGCCCGATGCGAGAATATTACTGTATGAGTACGACTCCAAAGCTGTCTTTGGCAAGGACAGATCCACCTTCGTTGACAAAGCAACAGAGCTCCTGGAGACTGTGCGATGCGAACGCGACAAGGATGATACTAGACCGATACTATTTATTGGACACTGCCtcggggggttgttgatcaaGCAAGCCCTGATCAACGctcacaacaaccccaagtTCACCGAGATCAAGGATGTCACCACAGGCCTGGCCTTCTTTGCGACACCCCACAACGGCGGAGACTGGAAGCTTCTGAGCCTTGAATCTCCCGTGGCCAGAGTTGCAACTGCCACTGGCTTCCAGCCCGGAGACGACGTCATGGAAGTGTTGAGAGAGGGCAGTCTGTTTTCCGACATCTTGACCGAGATGTGGCAGCACCAAATGATGAAATATGATATCATCTCGTTCTGGGGTTCCGAAGATTAT ACTGTTTCCCCAAAGAGCGCCAAGCTTGGTCTTCCAGGCAATGTCGAAAACGTGGTGAAGCTCAACGGCGACCACAGCTCGCTGTGCAAGATCGGCACCACACAGAAAGACCAAGACAACCTCAAGAAGATTCGACGAAATATTGAGGATATCTACAGCAAGGCGTTGGAGAaacaaccacagccagcCATCAGTCAGCCTAGGATTCCGATCATTAATGGCTGGGATGGCCAGGACCGACCCTCCCCTCCGGTGCTTCCACCACGACCGATGTCGGCACAAAACACCCCTGGAAGGAGATCCGTCTCGCCGCAGCCTCCCGCCtttttctcaccaccatctgaCCCGGGCTATGTCTCGTCAGAACCCGGCGCGCAGGAAATCTATGGCGACATATATCTCCCCACTGACCCAGCTGATACAG TTCGAGAGGCTGAACTCAGAAACGCCAACAAGTGGGAAGAAGTGCGCCAGTTGGAACGACAGGTATTTGAAGAGCACCAGCGGGCGCTAAGCCAGGAGAACGCCGAGACCATCAGTGCAGCGTATGAGATCGCCTACACGGCGAATGGCACGGGTCATCTTCTAGACTGCGAAAGATGGACCGGCTGGGCGCTTCAAGTCGGCGGCCAATTCTTGAACCCCAAGCATCCCCTGATCCTGAAGCTCAACAGGCTCGAGGGCGAGATCCTCACGGACAAGGGCGACTGGGAGGACGCCGAAAACATCTTGGCCAACACTCTAGTCAACCAACAGGATGCCCTCGgtcccaaccaccacgatACTCTCACAATGAGCGTGCTCCCGGGATG GCTGCAGCACCGTCTCGCAGCCCTCTCCGAAGTGCTGGGCGATAACCACGTCCTGGTAGTGTCGGCAGTGATTGACCTGGTCGAGATCAGTACCCCCTCGCCAGACGCAGACCCTTATG TGATCTCTGCCGAAGTCGGCATCCGAAACCTCTACAATAAGCTCAGGCAGTCGGTCGGTCCCACCAACCAGGTCACCCTCCGCGCGCTGAGGAACCACGGCAAGCTCAAGATCCTGCTGGGTGATATCACCGAGGCCGGCGACTTGCTACGTCGAGCCAAGTCCCAGACGGAGAAGACGCTCGGGCTAGACCACCTCGATACCATGGCCGCGGTGGTGGCCATGGCAATACTCTACGCCAAGACAGGCACCCCACGGCCTGATGTCTTCCCGGCTGCGTCAAGGCCCTGGATGGAGCTTTACCTCAAGTGGCTGGAGCCGAGGAAAGGACTCAAGGTTGCAGAGGTCCAGAATGCGCCATGCTGGGCATGTC AAGCCGAAATGTGCTTTGAGAAGCTGGTGACGGCGTATCAAGGGACGAAGAAGCAGGGGAGTACAGAGTCCCAGCAGGCGAGCATGTGGCTTGAGACGTGTAGGATGACCACGCGTACCATGGGGGTCGCGAGGAACAGGGGGtatgggggaggtgggaatgGTGGTAACGGGGCaaggggaggcggtggtgggggagatcTTGCCAACCTGCTGGCCACGTTGGGGCTTGGGAGAAATAGGTGA